A stretch of DNA from Shewanella sediminis HAW-EB3:
CGAGCTTCCAAAACATGGATGTTTTGGCAGAGCCCACATGGAGGTGTTCACTGCGACTCGCAGAAGTATATGCACATCCCTTCGCTGGATGCGATAGATAACCATGAAGGTTGAGATTAACAATACCTGTCATTACTAATCCTTCAAGCTGGCTCCTACTTTTTACCAACAAGAAAAGTTCAGGATGACGGCTGAAGGGATTAAATAGGCGATTTATAATCCCAACCCAGCCGAAAGCTAAATCAGAGCTGGATCCTACTTTTTACCAACAAAAGTAGTTCAGGATGACAGCAGAAGGATTTAATCAAGTTCAGGATGACGGCTAAATATGAATGAAAGCCACCATAATTAGAAGTTAGCGATAAAGCCAAATCGAAGAGAGAAAATACAACAAGTGCAGATGCGGCTGCGAGCTTCCAAAACATGGATGTTTTGGCAGAGCCCACATGGAGGTGTTCACGGCGACTCGTAGAAGTAGCTGCACATCCCCCGCCGGGCAGGCGATAGATAACAATGAAGGTAAGACCTTCAAACACACTAACCAATACCAACCCAGCCGAAAGCTAAATCAGAAAATGTAACCAGCCTTCATTCGAAGGCCGCAGACTTAATGACTGATCTTATGCTCCACCGCCCATACCGCCGCCTCGACCCGGCTCTTTAAGCCCAGCTTTTTAAGCAGGTTCTTCACGTGAACCTTGACCGTCGTCTCGGCGATGCCGAGCTTGTTGGCGATATCTTTATTGCTCTTGCCTGCGGCGATAAGCTTGAGGTTTTGCAGCTCACGTTGGGTGAGGCTTTCAAGTGGTGAGACTTTCTTACTGTTGGGTCTCAACGATCTTGCCATGATCTGGGTTAGCGGGTTGCTGATCACAAACTCCCCCTGGATGGCGAGATTGATTTTCTCGATAAGCTCTTCTGGCTCCGAGTCTTTCAGGAGGTAACCATCGGTATTGAACTTGATGGCCTGCAACACATCACTTTCACTGTCTGATACGGTGAAGATGACGATTTTACTCTGCACTTCGGCGCGTTTAAGGGCGATTAGGGTGTCTATGCCGCTTAAGCCCTTCATGTTGAGATCGAGTAAAATCAGATCCGGTGAATGCTTTATGGCAAGGCTTATCGCCTCATCCCCCGAGCCTGCCTGTGCGACAACGTCCAGGTTATCTTCTAAGGAGATAAGTTGAGCCAAACCTTGGCGCAGAGTGGGGTGGTCATCAACCAGTAATATTTGTGCTGTAGTCATGTTTCATCTTCTTTATTTTATTAACAGGCTCTTAGAAGGCGATAGATCCAAGTAAAGCTTCAATGTCTCCGACAAAGTCGGGCTCATGTATAAACTAATGTATAAACTCCAGCAGCACCTTAGTGCCGCTAGGTGAGTTGGGTTCAAAGGCCAGGACAGAGTTTAGCGATTTTGCGCGTTCTTTCATGATACCTAAACCAAAGTGACCTTGCTGCTCAAGGTTACTTGGCAGACCCCTACCATTATCCCAAATTGCCAGTTTTATCTTGTCATCTTCTTTAATCAGATTGACTCCGGCTAAGCTTGCTTCTGCGTGCCGGTGTACATTCGATAAACTCTCTCGAATGATCTGCAGTACGTGTATTTCTTGATTTGCTGTCAGATAATTTTGCGGTATTTCAAAGTTTAATTCAATGGCATGTTGGCACTTTTCGGCAAACTCGGCCACGGTACCTTGCAGGGCATTTTCCAAAGAGGGATCATCGAGTTTGAGCCTGAAGGTGGTAAGTAATTCCCGTAACTGCAGGTAGGCATGATTTAACCCCTGTTTAATATCATTGATGGTTTCATTGACCTGTTCTTCGGGGAGCCCTTTTTGCATCTTTCGCGTTAACAGACTCATCTGAACCTTAAGAAACGAGAGGGACTGGGCAAGAGAGTCATGCAGTTCTCTGGCGATAACGGCACGTTCCTCGGCAATGAGTAACCTGTTTTCGGTGTTTTTCTTCTGCTCCAGTTCGATGGCGGTGGCGACTATGTCGGCCATGGCTTGAAGCAGTTGTTTCTGCCAGTCTTCAGGCGTTTCATGTTTAGGCACCTGCCAGACGATATCGCCAAAAAAACGGCCCCGTTTCTCTAACACAAACTGGTGAACATCCATATATTGGTGATCTATGGTGTTGGTTTTGGCTTTATAAAAAGTAAGATTGTTAATACTCTTTTCACAGAGCACGATCGAGACCTTTCCGTAACCAAGTACTTGTACCAGTTCCTGAATTATCTTCTGATCGATCTGAT
This window harbors:
- the narL gene encoding two-component system response regulator NarL, whose amino-acid sequence is MTTAQILLVDDHPTLRQGLAQLISLEDNLDVVAQAGSGDEAISLAIKHSPDLILLDLNMKGLSGIDTLIALKRAEVQSKIVIFTVSDSESDVLQAIKFNTDGYLLKDSEPEELIEKINLAIQGEFVISNPLTQIMARSLRPNSKKVSPLESLTQRELQNLKLIAAGKSNKDIANKLGIAETTVKVHVKNLLKKLGLKSRVEAAVWAVEHKISH
- a CDS encoding histidine kinase is translated as MKIKQNLGESLYIDEPTSSSSLVASAGQFMAIIITLGLFSMISSILVAESLSGDAERINRAGSMRMQAIRVSRANLIDQDGSRPILSQEIQVFENKLSHLFFGGIASTIDDPEVIAQHQKILSSWDAIKQSPQTTSVEDFDRFTIKIDKLVNLLQMESEKKLSLLRLIQGITLFSILIVSALVLFKLNRSLIIPLKQLVRVASEAGKGNFNIKVDHIADNELGLLSRTIAHMSKQLENTYQEFEDRVDKKTQELTQSNQSLEVLYRAASNLSNYEYHQIDQKIIQELVQVLGYGKVSIVLCEKSINNLTFYKAKTNTIDHQYMDVHQFVLEKRGRFFGDIVWQVPKHETPEDWQKQLLQAMADIVATAIELEQKKNTENRLLIAEERAVIARELHDSLAQSLSFLKVQMSLLTRKMQKGLPEEQVNETINDIKQGLNHAYLQLRELLTTFRLKLDDPSLENALQGTVAEFAEKCQHAIELNFEIPQNYLTANQEIHVLQIIRESLSNVHRHAEASLAGVNLIKEDDKIKLAIWDNGRGLPSNLEQQGHFGLGIMKERAKSLNSVLAFEPNSPSGTKVLLEFIH